In Leifsonia sp. ZF2019, a genomic segment contains:
- a CDS encoding COX15/CtaA family protein, protein MKRIIAWLPDRVDTRLKVIGWVYLVGQIVLVGTGGLVRLTSSGLGCPTWPKCTDDSLVNTPEMGIHGVIEFGNRLLGVVLGIIAIVAFLMVLKLRRSRPELFWLTLLAGLGIPAQAVIGGLSVLTDLNPYVVGLHFVISTVLVALCAAFLLRLYAVPGPRVRAVPAWFAGLAHLTSFVVAVTIVVGILTTGSGPHSGDTKASRNGLNPEILEHVHAIPAYVTFGLTLVLVIASLRIRTTPVHRYAMYLLAVEVLQIAVGLIQANTGLPGILVGIHMMLAALLAAAMTAVVMSLKAPVAADDAREGSAVSGAVAA, encoded by the coding sequence ATGAAGCGCATCATCGCCTGGCTGCCCGACCGCGTCGACACCCGGCTGAAGGTGATCGGCTGGGTCTACCTGGTCGGCCAGATCGTACTGGTGGGCACCGGGGGCCTCGTCCGGCTGACCTCGAGCGGCCTCGGCTGCCCGACCTGGCCGAAGTGCACGGACGACTCCTTGGTCAACACGCCCGAGATGGGCATCCACGGGGTGATCGAGTTCGGCAACCGCCTGCTGGGCGTCGTGCTCGGCATCATCGCCATCGTCGCCTTCCTGATGGTGCTCAAGCTGCGCCGATCGCGGCCGGAGCTCTTCTGGCTCACGCTTCTCGCCGGGCTCGGCATCCCCGCACAGGCCGTGATCGGCGGCCTGAGCGTGCTCACGGACCTCAACCCGTACGTGGTGGGCCTGCACTTCGTGATCTCGACGGTCCTCGTCGCGCTGTGCGCGGCCTTCCTCCTGCGTCTCTACGCCGTGCCCGGCCCCCGGGTGCGCGCCGTTCCCGCCTGGTTCGCCGGCCTGGCGCACCTCACCAGCTTCGTCGTCGCGGTCACCATCGTCGTCGGCATCCTGACGACCGGCTCCGGGCCGCACTCGGGTGACACAAAGGCGAGCCGCAACGGGCTGAACCCCGAGATCCTGGAGCACGTGCACGCGATCCCCGCCTACGTGACCTTCGGGCTCACGCTGGTGCTCGTCATCGCGTCGCTCCGCATCCGGACGACCCCCGTGCACCGCTACGCGATGTACCTGCTGGCGGTGGAGGTGCTCCAGATCGCAGTGGGCCTCATCCAGGCGAACACCGGACTGCCGGGGATCCTGGTCGGCATCCACATGATGCTCGCTGCGCTGCTCGCGGCGGCGATGACTGCCGTCGTCATGTCGCTGAAGGCGCCCGTCGCAGCCGACGACGCGCGCGAGGGATCAGCGGTCAGCGGGGCTGTCGCCGCGTAG
- a CDS encoding GNAT family N-acetyltransferase, translating to MLTLRTPRLVLDAPRESDIPAVLAACQDEDTSRWVPLPQPYTRASAEFFVRSYCPHGLASGQYTVWAIRPGETAPLLGVVEVRRDEKAGSASLGCWLEPGSRGRGVMREALTAVCAYALATDGLGFERLRWECLVGNEVSRRLASSVGFRFDEGAVHRVRFHDEDRDALVGELLRGDSPADR from the coding sequence GTGCTGACCCTCCGGACGCCGCGGCTCGTGCTCGACGCCCCTCGCGAGAGCGACATCCCCGCTGTCCTGGCCGCGTGCCAGGACGAGGACACCTCGCGGTGGGTCCCGCTCCCGCAGCCGTACACCCGCGCGAGCGCGGAGTTCTTCGTTCGCAGCTACTGCCCGCACGGCCTGGCGAGCGGGCAGTACACGGTGTGGGCGATCCGGCCGGGGGAGACCGCCCCGCTGCTCGGCGTCGTCGAGGTGCGGCGTGACGAGAAGGCGGGTTCGGCGTCGCTCGGCTGCTGGCTCGAGCCGGGATCGCGCGGCCGCGGGGTGATGCGGGAAGCCCTCACGGCGGTCTGCGCGTATGCGCTCGCCACAGACGGCCTGGGGTTCGAGCGACTGCGGTGGGAGTGCCTGGTCGGCAACGAGGTCAGCCGCCGGCTGGCCTCGTCGGTGGGGTTCCGCTTCGACGAGGGCGCCGTGCACCGGGTGCGGTTCCACGACGAGGACCGCGACGCCCTCGTCGGTGAGCTGCTACGCGGCGACAGCCCCGCTGACCGCTGA
- a CDS encoding heme o synthase: protein MDVAVESRVDPGRIGVARKVKAYISLTKPRVVELLLVTTVPTMILAANGIPNLWLVLATVVGGYMSAGSAGAFNCYIDRDIDRVMRRTKNRPLVTGELSDREALVFSWVLGIASVVVLAVFTNWLAAALSVVAILLYVVFYTLILKRRTPQNIVWGGVAGCMPVLIGWAAVTGSLDWTPFILFGIIFLWTPPHYWPLSMKYRTDYKDAGVPMLAVVRGRAVVGLQVILYAWAMVACSLLLIPVAHMGLFYIAISVVVGGWFLYESHRLYNLAIRHESVSPMRVFHGSIAYLTLIFLAVAIDPLLPF from the coding sequence ATGGACGTCGCTGTAGAGAGCCGTGTCGATCCGGGCCGAATCGGCGTCGCGCGCAAGGTCAAGGCGTACATCTCGCTGACCAAGCCGCGTGTCGTCGAGCTGCTGCTCGTCACGACGGTCCCGACGATGATCCTCGCCGCGAACGGCATCCCGAACCTCTGGCTCGTGCTGGCCACGGTGGTCGGCGGCTACATGTCGGCGGGCTCCGCCGGCGCTTTCAACTGCTACATCGACCGCGACATCGACCGCGTGATGCGGCGTACGAAGAACCGGCCGCTCGTCACCGGCGAGCTGAGCGACCGCGAGGCGCTCGTGTTCTCGTGGGTGCTGGGAATCGCCTCGGTCGTCGTGCTGGCCGTCTTCACGAACTGGCTCGCCGCTGCGCTCTCGGTCGTCGCGATCCTCCTGTACGTCGTCTTCTACACGCTCATCCTCAAGCGCCGCACGCCGCAGAACATCGTGTGGGGCGGAGTCGCGGGCTGCATGCCCGTGCTCATCGGCTGGGCGGCCGTCACGGGATCCCTCGACTGGACGCCGTTCATCCTGTTCGGCATCATCTTCCTCTGGACGCCGCCGCACTACTGGCCGCTGTCGATGAAGTACCGCACCGACTACAAGGACGCGGGCGTTCCCATGCTCGCGGTCGTCCGCGGCCGCGCCGTCGTCGGACTGCAGGTCATCCTCTACGCATGGGCGATGGTGGCGTGCTCGCTGCTGCTCATCCCCGTCGCGCACATGGGCCTCTTCTACATCGCGATCTCGGTCGTGGTGGGCGGCTGGTTCCTCTACGAGTCGCACCGCCTCTACAACCTCGCCATCCGGCACGAGTCGGTGTCGCCGATGCGCGTCTTCCACGGCTCCATCGCCTACCTGACCCTGATCTTCCTCGCCGTCGCGATCGACCCGCTGCTGCCGTTCTGA
- the tkt gene encoding transketolase: MAALQWDPIDNKAVDTARVLAADAVEKVGNGHPGTAMSLAPAAYLLFQKVMRRDPHDQHWLGRDRFILSAGHSSLTQYVQLYLGGYGLELDDLKALRTWGSLTPGHPEYGHTDGVEITTGPLGQGISSSVGFAYAARYERGLFDPEAEPGTSPFDHFVYVIAGDGDLQEGVSSEASSLAGHQQLGNLIAIYDSNQISIEDDTNIAFTEDVKARYEAYHWHVQVVDWKKTGVYTEDVQALNDAIVAAQGVTDKPSLIILKTIIGWPSPKKQNTGKIHGSALGADELRAVKEVLGFDPEKTFEVADEVIEHTRKAVERGAEQRAEWQKGFDAWAAANPERKQLLDRLLTGEMPEGVEEALPVFEAGKDVSTRAASGKVLNAIAPIMPELWGGSADLAESNNTTIEGGASFVPTEHSTHEWTGNPYGRVLHFGIREHAMAAILNGIVLHGPTRPFGGTFLIFSDYMRPAVRLAALMQVPSIFVWTHDSVALGEDGPTHQPIEQLSTLRAIPHLDVVRPGDANEVAHAWKTILERRKGPAGIALTRQNIPVFERGDGDASGDTLASAKNVAKGAYVLAEAPGGTPDVLFIATGSEVQIALEAREVLRGEGINARVVSAPSLEWFHEQPAEYQEHVLPASVKARVSIEAGLSLSWDKIVGDHGRSVSIEHFGASADYKTLFREFGMTTEHAVAAAKESLASL, translated from the coding sequence GTGGCAGCTCTGCAGTGGGATCCCATTGACAACAAGGCGGTAGACACGGCGCGCGTCCTCGCGGCCGATGCGGTGGAGAAGGTGGGCAACGGTCATCCCGGTACGGCGATGAGCCTGGCCCCGGCCGCGTACCTCCTGTTCCAGAAGGTCATGCGCCGCGACCCCCACGACCAGCACTGGCTGGGCCGCGACCGCTTCATCCTCTCGGCGGGTCACAGCTCGCTCACCCAGTACGTGCAGCTCTACCTCGGCGGCTACGGCCTCGAGCTCGACGACCTCAAGGCGCTCCGCACCTGGGGCTCCCTGACCCCCGGACACCCGGAGTACGGCCACACCGACGGCGTGGAGATCACCACCGGCCCGCTCGGCCAGGGCATCTCCTCCTCGGTGGGCTTCGCCTACGCCGCCCGCTACGAGCGCGGCCTGTTCGATCCGGAGGCCGAGCCGGGCACCAGCCCGTTCGACCACTTCGTCTACGTGATCGCCGGTGACGGCGACCTGCAGGAGGGTGTGAGCTCCGAGGCCTCGAGCCTCGCCGGCCACCAGCAGCTCGGCAACCTGATCGCCATCTACGACAGCAACCAGATCTCGATCGAGGACGACACCAACATCGCCTTCACCGAGGATGTCAAGGCCCGCTACGAGGCCTATCACTGGCATGTGCAGGTGGTCGACTGGAAGAAGACCGGCGTCTACACGGAGGACGTCCAGGCGCTCAACGACGCGATCGTCGCCGCGCAGGGCGTGACCGACAAGCCGTCCCTCATCATCCTCAAGACCATCATCGGCTGGCCGTCGCCGAAGAAGCAGAACACCGGCAAGATCCACGGCTCCGCCCTGGGCGCCGACGAGCTGCGCGCGGTGAAGGAGGTGCTCGGCTTCGACCCCGAGAAGACCTTCGAGGTCGCCGACGAGGTCATCGAGCACACCCGCAAGGCCGTCGAGCGCGGCGCCGAGCAGCGCGCCGAGTGGCAGAAGGGCTTCGACGCCTGGGCCGCCGCCAATCCGGAGCGCAAGCAGCTCCTCGACCGCCTGCTCACCGGTGAGATGCCCGAGGGCGTCGAGGAGGCGCTCCCCGTCTTCGAGGCGGGCAAGGACGTCTCCACCCGCGCCGCGAGCGGCAAGGTGCTCAACGCCATCGCGCCGATCATGCCCGAGCTGTGGGGCGGCTCCGCCGACCTCGCGGAGTCGAACAACACCACCATCGAGGGCGGCGCGTCGTTCGTGCCGACCGAGCACTCGACCCACGAGTGGACCGGCAACCCGTACGGGCGCGTCCTGCACTTCGGCATCCGCGAGCACGCGATGGCCGCGATCCTCAACGGCATCGTGCTGCACGGCCCGACCCGGCCGTTCGGCGGCACGTTCCTGATCTTCAGCGACTACATGCGCCCGGCCGTTCGCCTGGCCGCGCTGATGCAGGTCCCGTCGATCTTCGTCTGGACGCACGACTCCGTCGCCCTGGGCGAGGACGGCCCGACGCACCAGCCGATCGAGCAGCTGTCGACGCTCCGCGCGATCCCGCACCTCGACGTCGTGCGCCCCGGCGACGCCAACGAGGTCGCGCACGCCTGGAAGACGATCCTCGAGCGCCGCAAGGGCCCGGCCGGCATCGCGCTGACCCGCCAGAACATCCCGGTGTTCGAGCGTGGGGACGGCGACGCCAGCGGCGACACCCTCGCGTCCGCGAAGAACGTCGCGAAGGGCGCCTACGTCCTGGCCGAGGCGCCAGGCGGCACCCCGGACGTCCTGTTCATCGCCACCGGCTCCGAGGTGCAGATCGCGCTCGAGGCCCGCGAGGTGCTGCGCGGCGAGGGCATCAACGCCCGCGTCGTCTCGGCCCCGTCGCTCGAGTGGTTCCACGAGCAGCCCGCCGAGTACCAGGAGCACGTCCTCCCCGCGTCGGTGAAGGCCCGCGTCTCGATCGAGGCCGGCCTCTCCCTCAGCTGGGACAAGATCGTCGGCGACCACGGCCGCAGCGTCTCGATCGAGCACTTCGGTGCCTCGGCCGACTACAAGACCCTGTTCCGCGAGTTCGGCATGACCACCGAGCACGCCGTCGCCGCCGCGAAGGAATCGCTCGCGTCGCTCTGA
- the tal gene encoding transaldolase translates to MTDTTPTAQLSAAGVSIWLDDLSRERIATGGLQKLIAEKNVVGVTTNPTIFAAALSKGEAYADQVKSLAAAGTSVEDAIFEITTDDVAAASDIFHEVYEQTEGTDGRVSIEVEPGLAHDAAGTIEQAKKLAAKVDKPNVLIKIPATVEGLEAITETIAAGISVNVTLIFSLDRYRGVIDAYLTGLEKARAAGIDLSGIQSVASFFVSRVDTEIDKRLAAIGTDEADALKSKAGVANARLAYEVYEQAFASDRAKALVAAGANEQRPLWASTGVKDPSLPDTLYVTELVAPNTVNTMPEKTLDATFDHGVITGDTVTGNYADAKGVLDALAALGVDYDDVTATLEREGVDKFNVSWAELVETVKTALEGAK, encoded by the coding sequence ATGACCGACACCACTCCCACCGCACAGCTCTCCGCCGCGGGCGTCAGCATCTGGCTCGACGACCTGTCTCGCGAGCGGATCGCCACCGGCGGCCTGCAGAAGCTCATCGCCGAGAAGAACGTGGTCGGTGTGACCACCAACCCGACGATCTTCGCCGCCGCGCTCAGCAAGGGCGAGGCGTACGCCGACCAGGTGAAGAGCCTGGCCGCGGCCGGCACCAGCGTCGAGGACGCGATCTTCGAGATCACGACCGACGACGTCGCCGCCGCGAGCGACATCTTCCACGAGGTCTACGAGCAGACCGAGGGCACCGACGGGCGCGTCTCGATCGAGGTCGAGCCGGGCCTCGCGCACGACGCCGCCGGAACCATCGAACAGGCCAAGAAGCTCGCCGCCAAGGTCGACAAGCCCAATGTGCTCATCAAGATCCCCGCGACGGTCGAGGGCCTCGAGGCCATCACCGAGACGATCGCGGCCGGGATCAGCGTCAACGTGACCCTGATCTTCAGCCTCGATCGTTACCGCGGCGTCATCGACGCATACCTCACCGGGCTCGAGAAGGCCAGGGCCGCGGGCATCGACCTGTCCGGCATCCAGTCGGTCGCCTCGTTCTTCGTCTCGCGCGTCGACACCGAGATCGACAAGCGCCTGGCCGCCATCGGCACCGATGAGGCCGACGCCCTCAAGAGCAAGGCCGGCGTCGCCAACGCCCGCCTCGCCTACGAGGTGTACGAGCAGGCCTTCGCCTCCGACCGCGCAAAGGCCCTCGTGGCCGCCGGCGCCAACGAGCAGCGTCCGCTCTGGGCTTCCACCGGCGTCAAGGACCCGAGCCTGCCCGACACGCTCTACGTGACCGAGCTCGTCGCACCGAACACCGTCAACACCATGCCGGAGAAGACGCTCGACGCGACGTTCGACCACGGCGTCATCACCGGCGACACCGTCACCGGCAACTACGCCGACGCGAAGGGCGTGCTCGACGCGCTCGCCGCCCTCGGCGTCGACTACGACGACGTGACCGCCACCCTCGAGCGCGAGGGCGTTGACAAGTTCAACGTCTCGTGGGCCGAGCTGGTCGAGACCGTGAAGACCGCTCTGGAGGGCGCCAAGTGA
- a CDS encoding glucose-6-phosphate isomerase, with amino-acid sequence MTFRIHVTGPAADAVASVVPQLVADKVASGITALDPALWGPDAEPEASKRLGWTEAVAISRPLVAEIVALREQLHARGVDHIVLGGMGGSSLAPEVITRTAEAELTVLDSTDPGQVLAALRDRLDRTAVVISSKSGSTLETDSQKRIYEKWFREAGIDPTERIIVVTDPGSPLDESARAAGYRVFNADPNVGGRYSALTAFGLVPSGLAGVDIAELLDEAEATSLELAVDREDNPGLVLGAAIAGTNPLKDKLGIVSDGTHIVGFADWAEQLIAESTGKEGTGLLPVVLDTLAPELELKPADLQVVRLVANAEAHHLFPADRHEGEILVSGSLGAQLLVWEYAVAVAGRLLGINPFDQPDVEAAKAAARALLDDRPEAAAPAFTAGGIEVRETGTFLGDATTLDAAVDALLAQLGPDGYVSVQAYVNRLALPQLEGVRDLLAAKAKRPVTFGWGPRFLHSTGQFHKGGPAVGVFLQITAVAPEDLEIPDRPFTFGQLIQAQAAGDASVLGAHGRPVLTLTLTNPEADVVSLFEAVN; translated from the coding sequence GTGACCTTCCGCATCCACGTCACCGGGCCGGCCGCGGACGCGGTCGCCTCGGTCGTCCCGCAGCTCGTGGCCGACAAGGTCGCGTCCGGCATCACCGCGCTCGACCCGGCCCTCTGGGGTCCCGACGCCGAGCCCGAGGCGTCCAAGCGCCTCGGCTGGACGGAGGCCGTCGCGATCTCGCGGCCCCTCGTCGCCGAGATCGTCGCCCTCCGCGAGCAGCTGCACGCCCGCGGCGTCGACCACATCGTGCTCGGCGGCATGGGCGGCTCGTCGCTCGCCCCCGAGGTCATCACGCGGACGGCCGAGGCCGAGCTCACCGTGCTCGACTCGACCGACCCCGGCCAGGTGCTCGCGGCTCTCCGCGACCGCCTCGACCGCACCGCCGTCGTGATCTCGTCGAAGTCGGGTTCGACCCTCGAGACCGACAGTCAGAAGCGCATCTACGAGAAGTGGTTCCGCGAGGCCGGCATCGACCCGACGGAGCGCATCATCGTCGTGACCGACCCGGGCTCCCCGCTGGACGAGTCGGCGCGCGCCGCCGGCTACCGCGTGTTCAACGCCGACCCCAACGTCGGCGGACGCTACTCGGCGCTGACCGCGTTCGGCCTCGTGCCGTCCGGCCTCGCCGGCGTCGACATCGCCGAGCTGCTCGACGAGGCGGAGGCCACATCGCTCGAGCTCGCCGTCGACCGCGAGGACAACCCGGGTCTGGTGCTCGGCGCGGCCATCGCCGGGACGAACCCGCTCAAGGACAAGCTCGGCATCGTCTCCGACGGCACGCACATCGTGGGCTTCGCCGACTGGGCGGAGCAGCTTATCGCCGAGTCCACCGGCAAGGAGGGCACCGGGCTCCTCCCTGTCGTCCTCGACACGCTGGCCCCCGAGCTCGAGCTGAAGCCCGCCGACCTGCAGGTCGTCCGCCTCGTCGCGAACGCGGAGGCGCACCACTTGTTCCCGGCCGACCGTCACGAGGGCGAGATCCTCGTCTCGGGCAGCCTCGGCGCTCAGCTCCTCGTGTGGGAGTACGCGGTCGCCGTCGCGGGTCGCCTCCTGGGCATCAACCCGTTCGACCAGCCGGACGTGGAGGCGGCCAAGGCCGCCGCCCGCGCGCTGCTGGACGACCGCCCCGAGGCCGCGGCCCCGGCGTTCACCGCGGGCGGTATCGAGGTCCGCGAGACGGGCACCTTCCTGGGCGACGCGACCACCCTCGACGCCGCCGTGGACGCCCTGCTCGCGCAGCTCGGCCCGGACGGCTACGTGTCCGTGCAGGCCTACGTGAACCGCCTCGCGCTCCCCCAGCTCGAGGGTGTGCGCGACCTGCTCGCCGCCAAGGCGAAGCGGCCCGTCACCTTCGGCTGGGGACCGCGGTTCCTGCACTCCACCGGGCAGTTCCACAAGGGCGGCCCGGCCGTCGGCGTCTTCCTGCAGATCACGGCGGTCGCTCCGGAGGACCTCGAGATCCCGGACCGGCCGTTCACCTTCGGCCAGCTCATCCAGGCCCAGGCCGCCGGTGACGCCAGCGTGCTCGGCGCGCACGGCCGTCCGGTGCTCACCCTCACCCTCACGAACCCCGAGGCGGACGTCGTCTCGCTGTTCGAGGCCGTCAACTGA
- the zwf gene encoding glucose-6-phosphate dehydrogenase, with protein MSPVEITPEFNPLRLASDRRLNRIAGPSSLIIFGVTGDLSRKKLMPAVYDLANRGLLPPGFSLVGFARRDWEDQDFEKVVHDAVMQYARTPFDEDVWKQLAQGIRFVPGEFDDDAAFERLKETVEELDRERGTMGNHAFYLSIPPKAFPIVTEQLRRSGLADQSGEGWRRVVIEKPFGHDLQSARELNAVVETVFPADSVFRIDHYLGKETVQNILALRFANELYEPIWNANYVDHVQITMAEDIGVGGRAGYYDGIGAARDVIQNHLLQLLALTAMEEPISFDAADLRAEKEKVLAAVRLPKDLATATARGQYSSGWQGGEKVVGFLEEDGMNPESTTETYAAIKLGIGTRRWAGVPFYLRAGKRLGRRVTEIAVVFKRAPQQLFAESQTSALGQNALVIRVQPDEGVTIRFGSKVPGAGMQVRDVSMDFGYGHAFTEASPEAYERLILDVLLGDPPLFPRHEEVELSWKILDPIEQFWETQGQPEQYRPGTWGPKSADELLARDGRVWRRP; from the coding sequence ATGTCCCCGGTGGAAATCACCCCGGAGTTCAACCCGCTGCGGTTGGCCTCCGATCGACGCCTCAACCGCATCGCCGGACCCAGCAGTCTCATCATCTTCGGTGTGACGGGAGACCTCTCCCGCAAGAAGCTGATGCCGGCCGTGTACGACCTCGCCAACCGCGGCCTCCTGCCGCCCGGGTTCTCGCTCGTCGGGTTCGCCCGGCGCGACTGGGAGGACCAGGACTTCGAGAAGGTCGTCCACGACGCGGTCATGCAGTACGCACGCACCCCGTTCGACGAGGACGTCTGGAAGCAGCTCGCACAGGGAATCCGCTTCGTCCCCGGCGAGTTCGACGACGATGCGGCGTTCGAGCGCCTCAAGGAGACCGTCGAGGAGCTGGACCGTGAGCGCGGGACCATGGGCAACCATGCGTTCTACCTCTCGATCCCGCCGAAGGCCTTCCCCATCGTGACGGAGCAGCTGCGCCGTTCCGGCCTGGCCGACCAGTCCGGCGAGGGCTGGCGCCGCGTCGTCATCGAGAAGCCGTTCGGGCACGACCTGCAGTCGGCCCGCGAGCTCAACGCCGTGGTCGAGACGGTCTTCCCGGCCGACTCGGTGTTCCGCATCGACCACTACCTCGGCAAGGAGACGGTCCAGAACATCCTGGCGCTGCGCTTCGCGAACGAGCTGTACGAGCCGATCTGGAACGCGAACTACGTGGACCACGTGCAGATCACGATGGCCGAGGACATCGGCGTCGGCGGACGTGCCGGATACTACGACGGGATCGGCGCCGCGCGCGACGTCATCCAGAACCACCTGCTCCAGCTCCTCGCCCTCACGGCGATGGAGGAGCCCATCTCGTTCGACGCCGCGGACCTCCGCGCCGAGAAGGAGAAGGTCCTCGCCGCCGTGCGCCTGCCCAAGGACCTCGCCACGGCGACGGCCCGCGGGCAGTACTCGAGCGGCTGGCAGGGCGGCGAGAAGGTCGTCGGCTTCCTGGAGGAGGACGGGATGAACCCCGAGTCCACCACGGAGACCTATGCGGCCATCAAGCTCGGCATCGGCACCCGCCGCTGGGCGGGCGTGCCGTTCTACCTCCGTGCGGGCAAGCGCCTCGGCCGCCGCGTCACCGAGATCGCCGTCGTCTTCAAGCGCGCCCCGCAACAGCTCTTCGCGGAGTCGCAGACGTCGGCCCTGGGGCAGAACGCGCTGGTCATCCGCGTCCAGCCGGACGAGGGTGTGACGATCCGCTTCGGCTCGAAGGTTCCGGGCGCCGGCATGCAGGTGCGCGACGTGAGCATGGACTTCGGCTACGGGCACGCCTTCACCGAGGCGAGCCCGGAGGCGTACGAGCGGCTCATCCTGGATGTGCTCCTCGGCGACCCGCCGCTGTTCCCACGCCACGAGGAGGTCGAGCTCTCGTGGAAGATCCTCGACCCGATCGAGCAGTTCTGGGAGACCCAGGGCCAGCCCGAACAGTACCGCCCCGGCACCTGGGGCCCGAAGTCCGCCGACGAGCTCCTCGCCCGCGACGGCCGCGTCTGGAGGCGCCCATGA
- a CDS encoding glucose-6-phosphate dehydrogenase assembly protein OpcA — translation MIVDLPDTTVSNISKTLVKIREEGGAVALGRVLTLIIATHLGQEEEAIEAANDASREHPMRVIVVSTEEERSHKADANDGEGRLDAQIRVGGDAGASEVIVLRAYGETASDEEGLVTGLLLPDAPVVVWWPGIAPAKVSHSPLGRIATRRITDASAQPNPQEALYHLAETYAPGDTDFAWTRLTLWRAQLAAVLDQPPYEPITAVEVAGAADSPSTLLLAAWLRLQLQVPVQYDLASRAVGSGGIHGVRMERASGTIELEREVPNVARLSQPGQPSHDLALPRRSLRDCLAEELRRLDPDDLYGEVITHGLGLLETADEGAGARA, via the coding sequence ATGATCGTCGATCTGCCCGACACCACCGTCAGCAACATCTCCAAGACCCTGGTGAAGATCCGCGAGGAGGGTGGCGCGGTCGCCCTCGGCCGCGTGCTGACCCTCATCATCGCGACCCACCTGGGCCAGGAGGAGGAGGCCATCGAGGCCGCCAACGACGCCTCCCGTGAGCACCCGATGCGCGTCATCGTGGTCTCCACCGAGGAGGAGCGCAGCCACAAGGCCGACGCCAACGACGGGGAGGGCCGTCTCGACGCCCAGATCCGCGTCGGCGGCGACGCGGGCGCCAGCGAGGTCATCGTGCTCCGCGCCTACGGCGAGACCGCGAGCGACGAGGAGGGGCTGGTCACCGGCCTGCTCCTGCCCGACGCGCCGGTCGTGGTCTGGTGGCCGGGCATCGCTCCGGCGAAGGTCTCGCACTCCCCGCTCGGCCGCATCGCGACCCGCCGGATCACCGACGCATCGGCGCAGCCGAACCCGCAGGAGGCGCTGTACCACCTGGCCGAGACCTACGCGCCGGGTGACACCGACTTCGCCTGGACCCGCCTCACCCTGTGGCGCGCCCAGCTCGCGGCGGTGCTCGACCAGCCGCCGTACGAGCCGATCACCGCGGTGGAGGTCGCCGGCGCGGCGGACTCCCCCAGCACCCTCCTCCTCGCCGCCTGGCTGCGCCTGCAGCTGCAGGTCCCCGTGCAGTACGACCTCGCCTCGCGCGCGGTCGGCTCGGGGGGCATCCACGGCGTCCGCATGGAGCGCGCGTCCGGCACCATCGAGCTCGAGCGCGAGGTCCCGAACGTGGCCCGCCTCTCGCAGCCCGGCCAGCCGTCGCACGATCTGGCCCTCCCTCGCCGCAGCCTCCGTGATTGCCTCGCGGAGGAATTGCGTAGGCTGGACCCGGACGACCTCTACGGCGAGGTGATCACCCACGGCCTCGGACTCCTCGAGACCGCCGACGAAGGAGCGGGCGCGCGCGCATGA